The Bombus huntii isolate Logan2020A chromosome 6, iyBomHunt1.1, whole genome shotgun sequence genome window below encodes:
- the LOC126866248 gene encoding uncharacterized protein LOC126866248 isoform X5 yields the protein MSSSYIIEPQESGSGKKDDTLIIIVNDDGTISVDQETLQTLIMNQSNANVSVVRVGQAETDTENGDITLTVDPPMFTSAAINSGGTSTDATSLVDPFMEMDPEQLERLETALQSEEAKQILGENVTAMLDMLTVEEQQNSIRYSVKLDHCYTSRLSPSDPKPRDPLPVIDSPTSDDGLQYSHQHSPAPGTSKTSSPVGEAENTVVIKPKATTKTGKPVGRPRKNILPTSVPTCNSNTRSSTNIASTPKSLGHPVPRNLLQQGVGKHQGKSNDEDEEELMSSSESSESEPPSDNDSDFGPRGPRRGGIRARGGRKGLTTRGGSMVATRRRGPNKQMDMEQVRRLDMEMAAAVNAMKSPEKDEKSGGFGFVKGKRQLKTVIGRKKEESQRNESSSIINQDVSVNFEKPLQTTNQVKANLINANMVKGDMILTKPGQGRANQKVTFVQKQVLMKSNDLKNIDVKKQVILPKGKFFNQTGTKFFATKDGKLVQIPVTTKTITSNLSITQMKGVIPQVSSTQQPAMIQTQISNVQQQQSQQLAKVTTPAVISKIKSCDPKKEKRKSDGLESVTKIEIDTNKTTEIKVFDGMKKHAKKENRKSPAYMVDTLGPALFSTPDIIRRVGSNGDSKVQENIITPSVAVVSSGNSLMQVTHSPSSSSTSPITSNRSGIISMSSDRTTHSETSISTEKRESHDCLVENQEAESKPGVKSNASEELQPALDSGAIEGEEHLLATLEMEASKHEEELLAEALLLQEELGVDLAEHAALVEQGGSVASESITSNNILIPSLITSEQESAKSLDPSATIIVTTTMTSTATVATMATTSANTNELKETGKKFVKDDKEPIQIIRGGRVITLPPIEAPATRSKRLQIKSTEPIQKSFEPAKRMEKHGYSVQTMQQRASSQSIKHEIRANIDQGEKNECAIRVEEENIEEEAEEEEDEEEKDIKEKDRKQVGEEDEEEEEEEEEDNSDSEDDPDRLWCICKRPHNNRFMICCDVCEDWFHGKCVHVSKAMGQQMEEKGIEWVCPNCAKKKDEEIKAKSSTQSASGKQRIQSDTVFENTKNLPTVNQSSSTGETSPLIQSGCDYGGVQYSSSMQCVVCKKEARNSSIYCSDACILAHAQETLTKDKPIPGPTISPKGTRSSPFDPASKSKSDARVIVFERKSGRILTGSDAPTRSNLRTWLKEHPTFEVVGTNNLGALQIGKTIATIQTQVPGKTTKSALLSPAKGQNLPKMTYAKVPGSKQMILTAGNKKFTLISGGQQQQLQLQQQQLQQQQQQQQQTQPTSTKSIQMKQTLLSGSNKSPLLLKTTKLITQPQIKQLGVAVSPKQTPNAKKQESKQAILQSKQQQIKPSPPRKPETEPIRLNIRKTLTELLSSRIKETEDLKLTDEEIADLAYNIELELYKYFKDTGAKYKAKYRSLVFNIKDTKNLTLFRKIADRSLTPDAVVRLSPDEMASQELAEWREKETKHQLEMIKKNELDLMAQAKSIVVKTHKGEQIIENDGGIDHVDPKTPVQDIVTALNSADSISSTVDDMEKDLEKAIDEERLRGKEDAKKLRNLDDKKRKEKDKDRGREKERDKEKERGKEKESNRSKGASDRRGRSISRSRHKHGRDDRERSKTREKSRERRSRDKEGKREREKDRDKEKERDRERDRERSKTRDREKLKLREKSSRDKAKQKAKNREKERERERHKSNENILRSRSSGFAYSELKNVDKREDEKKREMEKKEELSGLTGTSAGKSIEDRLWRHIEDEATTNIIDGNDSDVSDREPSSTVNIKTPDINEEIDREREQESSSTVEGETPKAGGWQTVWRGFVNMVDVAKFFITAQEVSGHAKDLMDDLPDTVDVVGRISHETVWDYISKMKKTGSKEILVIRLTAANDEEKIPYITLYSYLNSRSRLGVVGNVSKNIKDFYIMPFSNQSTIPQVLLPLNGPGFEEHRPHLLLGIIVRNKRKRPAGISSTGIPMKLSKKDADRSYTPPLIGASKDKSSNGSNATIIVSTSVTSTATPTISSPSLATATSTYHKTSATTVSTTESTKEKQHPVTQTTLDNLNRAHIGMSRSTLLDTATICKIVPELSSKIDLTSSPGKVPLEDDGDEPYSPGQMDEEDIDLDLRTCPTSTSVTTVAPISGSLGIHDVSTLDNGIISSSKNSTELQRKMEELNRQIEEQKQQIQNISSSFLGESTPTLPGLGLDPPPSDECEEAYSPSDTRSFTPPPPTSISKFTQPILEKVSNITIPPNLQEILANVKRQESSKVDPYLPSKPSATFLTTANSSIYQNSEKYSSSPGVKLTISGLNKSNSEKSIVESSSNHRESISKEKESKGTLSSLSDLDLIRKAEEELAAVAAASAAIVPENRVTENSVPSSLSGTTTALPSIMGTTTSPSLISQPSANLSSLTSTGSPTHEGIPYKNPFPEPFKRNIAPEQPKPPGLEDEDFPPFPSTPPNLENNVSKTTSSHSKFVPKSGIVLSVKRKVNDDVPPTSPSSSTKIIRMKSRWGQGPSESID from the exons ATGTCTAGCTCGTACATTATCGAGCCACAAGAGAGCGGATCAGGAAAGAAGGATGATACATTAATTATCATTGTCAATGATGATGGTACTATATCTGTCGACCAAGAAACTTTGCAGACTTTAATTA TGAATCAATCTAATGCAAATGTCAGCGTTGTTAGAGTAGGACAAGCAGAGACAGACACAGAAAATGGAGATATTACATTAACTGTAGATCCTCCAATGTTTACATCTGCTGCAATTAATTCTGGTGGTACATCTACTGATGCAACCAGTTTAGTCGATCCTTTTATGGAAATGGATCCAGAACAGTTGGAACGATTAGAGACAGCTTTACAAAGTGAAGAGGCAAAACAAATTCTTGGAGAAAATGTCACAGCTATGCttg ATATGTTAACAGTAGAGGAACAACAAAACTCTATAAGATATAGCGTTAAGTTGGATCACTGCTACACAAGTAGATTATCACCTTCTGATCCAAAACCGAGGGATCCATTGCCTGTTATCGATTCACCTACTTCCGACGATGGATTACAATACTCGCATCAACATTCACCTGCTCCTGGAACATCCAAAACATCGTCCCCTGTCGGCGAAGCTGAGAATACTGTCGTGATCAAGCCAAAGGCTACAACCAAAACT GGCAAACCAGTTGGTCGGCCGCGAAAAAATATCCTCCCGACTTCTGTTCCTACCTGTAATAGCAACACGAGATCATCGACCAATATAGCAAGTACGCCTAAATCTCTCGGACACCCGGTTCCAAGGAATTTATTGCAGCAGGGTGTTGGAAAAC ATCAAGGAAAATCTAATGACGAGGATGAAGAAGAGTTAATGTCATCCAGTGAATCATCCGAGTCAGAACCACCATCTGACAATGATTCAGATTTTGGTCCACGAGGTCCTAGAAGAGGTGGTATAAGAGCTAGAGGCGGTAGGAAAGGGCTTACTACCAGAGGAGGAAGTATGGTAGCTACTCGTAGAAGAGGGCCCAACAAACAAATGGATATGGAACAAGTTCGCCGATTAGATATGGAAATGGCTGCTGCTGTAAATGCCATGAAGAGTCCAGAGAAAGATGAAAAATCAG GAGGATTTGGTTTCGTTAAAGGCAAGAGACAGCTTAAAACCGTTATTGGTCGGAAGAAAGAGGAATCGCAACGCAACGAATCGTCTTCGATAATAAATCAAGATGTGTCggttaattttgaaaaaccgCTGCAGACGACGAACCAAGTTAAAGCGAATTTGATCAATGCTAATATGGTTAAAGGTGACATGATTCTCACAAAACCAGGACAGGGAAGAGCTAATCAAAAAGTTACTTTTGTACAAAAGCAAGTGCTTATGAAGTCGAATGACCTTAAAAACATCGACGTAAAGAAGCAGGTGATTCTTCCTAAagggaaattttttaatcaaacCGGAACCAAGTTCTTCGCGACCAAAGATGGCAAACTGGTCCAAATACCGGTAACTACTAAAACTATAACGTCAAACTTATCGATAACGCAAATGAAAGGTGTGATACCACAAGTGTCATCAACACAACAGCCTGCCATGATACAAACTCAGATTTCAAATGTGCAACAGCAGCAATCCCAACAGTTGGCTAAAGTGACGACACCTGCtgttatttcaaaaattaaatcTTGCGAtccgaagaaagagaaacgaaaatcTGACGGTCTGGAAAGTGTTACGAAAATAGAAATCGATACCAATAAAACAACAGAGATCAAAGTTTTTGATG GTATGAAAAAACATGCAAAGAAAGAGAATCGTAAATCACCAGCGTACATGGTTGATACTTTAGGTCCTGCTCTTTTTTCAACCCCAGATATTATTCGTCGTGTTGGTTCGAATGGTGATTCGAAAGTacaagaaaatataataacacCGTCTGTAGCTGTTGTTTCTTCTGGAAATTCTCTTATGCAAGTAACACATTCGCCATCATCATCGTCGACATCACCCATAACATCAAATCGTTCAG GTATTATCTCTATGTCTTCCGACCGAACTACACATTCTGAAACTTCTATCTCCACGGAAAAGCGAGAAAGTCACGATTGTTTGGTAGAAAATCAGGAAGCAGAGTCTAAGCCGGGTGTAAAATCTAACGCATCAGAAGAATTACAACCAGCTCTGGATTCGG GCGCTATAGAAGGCGAGGAACATCTACTAGCTACATTAGAAATGGAAGCTAGTAAACATGAAGAGGAATTACTGGCTGAAGCGTTATTATTACAAGAAGAACTTGGAGTCGACTTGGCTGAACAT GCTGCGCTTGTAGAACAAGGAGGAAGTGTTGCGTCGGAGTCGATAACCTCAAATAACATACTTATTCCTTCCTTGATCACATCCGAGCAAGAAAGTGCTAAATCGCTGGATCCTTCTGCGACAATAATCGTAACAACAACTATGACAAGCACAGCAACAGTTGCAACGATGGCAACAACTAGCGCGAATACAAATGAACTTAAAGAGACAGGGAAAAAGTTTGTCAAAGACGATAAGGAACCtattcaaattattcgtgGTGGACGAGTAATTACGTTACCTCCCATCGAAGCACCAGCTACCAGAAGCAAACGGTTACAAATTAAAAGTACTGAACCTATTCAAAAATCATTTGAACCTGCTAAACGGATGGAGAAGCACGG TTACAGTGTACAAACAATGCAACAAAGGGCATCGTCGCAGTCCATCAAACACGAAATTCGTGCGAATATAGATCAAGGTGAGAAAAATGAATGCGCAATTCGggtggaagaagaaaatatagagGAGGAAGCTGAAGAAGAGGAGGATGAAGAGGAGAAAgatataaaagagaaagatcGGAAACAGGTCGGTgaagaagacgaagaggaggaagaagaagaggaagaggataATTCAGATTCAGAAGATGATCCTGATAGACTTTGGTGTATATGCAAAAGACCGCATAACAATCGTTTCATGATTTGTTGTGATGTATGCGAAGACTGGTTTCACGGAAAATGCGTACATGTCAGCAAAGCAATGG GTCAACAAATGGAGGAGAAAGGAATAGAATGGGTTTGTCCAAATTGCGCCAAAAAGAAGGACGAAGAGATAAAAGCTAAATCGAGTACCCAGAGTGCTTCTGGGAAGCAACGGATTCAATCTGACACTGTATTTGAGAATACAAAAAACCTTCCCACGGTTAATCAGAGTTCATCTACTGGAGAAACATCGCCTTTGATACAATCTGGTTGTGACTATGGTGGTGTTCAATATTCTAGTAGTATGCAATGTGTCGTTTGTAAAAAAGAAGCAAGAAACTCGAGCATTTACTGTTCCGACGCATGTATACTTGCACATGCCCAAGAAACATTGACCAAAGACAAACCAATACCAGGACCAACAATTAGTCCAAAAGGAACAAGGTCGTCACCGTTCGACCCTGCTTCAAAGTCGAAATCCGATGCTCGAGTTATCGTTTTTGAGAGGAAAAGTGGAAGAATATTAACTG GTTCGGACGCTCCTACAAGATCAAATTTGCGTACATGGTTAAAGGAACATCCTACGTTTGAAGTGGTTGGGACGAATAATCTTGGTGCACTGCAAATAGGGAAAACGATTGCGACTATTCAAACACAAGTACCTGGTAAAACA ACAAAGTCTGCACTACTGTCACCCGCAAAAGGACAGAATCTTCCGAAGATGACGTACGCGAAAGTACCAGGTTCTAAGCAAATGATTTTGACAgcaggaaataaaaaatttacacTTATTTCTGGCGGACAACAGCAGCAACTACAACTacagcaacaacaactacagcagcaacaacaacaacaacagcaaaCTCAACCGACAAGTACAAAATCAATACAAATGAAACAAACGTTATTGTCAGGGTCAAACAAGAGTCctttgttattaaaaacgaCAAAATTGATTACTCAACCACAAATAAAGCAATTGGGTGTTGCTGTGTCACCTAAACAAACACCAAATGCAAAGAAGCAAGAATCAAAGCAGGCAATCTTACAATCGAAACAACAGCAGATTAAACCAAGCCCACCAAGAAAACCTGAGACAGAACCTATAAGATTAAATATACGAAAAACTTTGACAGAATTGTTATCTAGCCGTATAAAAGAAACCGAAGATTTGAAACTTACCGACGAGGAAATAGCGGACCTAGCGTATAATATCGAATTAgagttatataaatatttcaaagacaCCGGTGCAAAGTACAAAGCCAAATACAGAAGTCTCGTATTCAATATAAAAGATACGAAGAATCTAACATTGTTTAGAAAGATAGCTGATAGATCGTTGACGCCGGATGCGGTGGTGCGGTTAAGTCCTGATGAAATGGCCAGTCAAGAATTGGCTGAATGGAGGGAGAAAGAAACAAAGCATCAGTTAGAAATGATTAAGAAAAACGAATTAGATTTAATGGCTCAGGCTAAATCTATCGTCGTTAAAACGCACAAAGGTGAACAAATAATCGAGAATGATGGTGGTATCGATCATGTGGATCCAAAAACTCCGGTGCAAGATATCGTGACTGCATTGAACAGTGCTGACAGCATAAGTTCGACCGTGGATGATATGGAGAAAGATTTGGAGAAGGCAATCGACGAGGAAAGATTAAGAGGCAAGGAAGATGCGAAAAAACTGAGGAACTTGGATGAtaagaaaaggaaggaaaaagaCAAAGATAGAGGtagggagaaagaaagagataaggaaaaagaaaggggAAAGGAGAAGGAGAGTAACCGTTCAAAGGGTGCGAGCGATCGGCGTGGTAGAAGTATCAGTAGAAGTAGACATAAGCACGGTAGAGACGATAGGGAACGTAGTAAAACTAGAGAGAAAAGCAGAGAACGGAGGTCTCGAGATAAGGAAGGGAAGCGTGAGCGAGAAAAAGATCGTGATAAGGAAAAAGAACGAGATCGCGAAAGAGATCGAGAGAGATCCAAAACTAGAGATCGGGAGAAATTAAAGCTCCGCGAAAAAAGTAGCAGAGATAAAGCTAAGCAAAAAGCGAAGAAcagggagaaagagagggaacGGGAACGACACAAAagcaatgaaaatattttgagaAGTCGCAGTAGTGGTTTTGCTTATTCTGAATTGAAAAATGTTGATAAAAGAGAAGacgagaagaaaagagagatggaaaagaaagaggaattGTCAGGTTTAACGGGAACATCGGCCGGAAAATCTATCGAGGATCGGCTTTGGCGGCATATCGAAGACGAAGCAACTACCAACATCATTGATGGGAATGATTCGGACGTGTCAGACAGAGAACCTTCTTCAACGGTTAATATCAAAACACCAGACATTAACGAAGAAATTgatagagaaagagaacaGGAATCATCATCAACTGTCGAGGGTGAAACTCCGAAAGCAGGAGGATGGCAAACGGTTTGGAGGGGTTTTGTTAACATGGTGGATGTTGCAAAATTCTTCATCACCGCACAAGAGGTGAGTGGTCATGCGAAAGATTTGATGGACGATCTACCAGATACAGTTGACGTTGTTGGCCGAATAAGTCACGAAACTGTTTGGGATTATATTTCGAAGATGAAGAAGACCGGTTCGAAAGAGATTTTGGTAATTCGACTTACCGCAGCGAATGACGAAGAAAAGATTCCGTACATAACGCTGTATAGTTATTTGAACAGTAGAAGTCGACTTGGAGTCGTTGGGAATGTTTCTAAGAATATAAAGGATTTTTATATAATGCCATTTTCAAATCAGAGCACGATACCTCAGGTTCTCTTACCTTTGAACGGGCCTGGCTTCGAAGAGCACAGACCGCATCTTCTTCTAGGAATCATTGTTCGCAACAAAAGAAAACGACCCGCTGGCATATCGTCTACAGGCATACCGATGAAATTATCGAAGAAGGATGCCGATCGAAGTTACACGCCACCTTTAATAGGTGCCTCGAAAGATAAGTCTAGCAATGGTAGCAACGCGACGATCATCGTATCTACCTCTGTTACCTCTACCGCGACACCAACGATATCATCACCTTCCTTGGCAACCGCAACGAGTACATATCATAAAACATCGGCTACCACGGTCAGCACGACCGAGTCTACGAAAGAAAAACAACATCCCGTTACTCAAACCACTCTTGACAATTTAAATAGAGCACATATAGGAATGTCGAGGAGTACGTTACTCGATACTGCGACCATATGTAAAATAGTCCCTGAATTGTCGTCAAAGATCGATCTTACTTCTTCGCCTGGTAAAGTACCTCTCGAGGACGATGGTGACGAGCCGTATAGTCCTGGCCAGATGGACGAGGAAGATATTGATCTTGACTTACGAACTTGTCCTACATCGACATCAGTAACCACAGTAGCTCCGATATCTGGTTCACTGGGTATTCACGATGTTAGTACACTCGATAATGGTATCATTTCTTCCAGTAAAAATTCGACCGAACTCCAACGAAAAATGGAAGAATTAAATAGACAAATCGAAGAACAGAAGCAACAAATACAGAATATTAGTTCTTCATTTCTCGGTGAATCAACGCCTACTTTGCCG GGCTTAGGGCTGGACCCACCGCCCAGCGATGAATGCGAAGAAGCTTACAGTCCTTCGGACACGAGATCGTTTACACCACCACCACCCACGAGTATTTCAAAGTTCACTCAACCGATTCTCGAAAAAGTCTCAAACATAACGATACCTCCAAATTTACAAGAGATTTTAGCAAACGTCAAACGACAAGAGAGCTCTAAAGTAGACCCGTATTTACCTTCTAAACCTAGTGCCACGTTCTTAACTACTGCAAATTCTTCTATTTACCAAAATTCGGAAAAATATTCCTCATCGCCTGGTGTAAAACTTACAATTAGCGGATTAAATAAATCCAATTCGGAGAAATCTATAGTGGAATCGTCATCTAATCATCGAGAATCGATTtcaaaagagaaagaaagtaaGGGTACTTTGAGCTCATTAAGCGATTTGGATTTAATTAGAAAAGCAGAAGAGGAATTAGCGGCCGTCGCAGCTGCATCTGCCGCAATAGTGCCAGAAAACAGGGTCACCGAAAATTCTGTTCCATCGAGTTTATCTGGAACAACAACAGCTCTTCCATCGATCATGGGAACCACTACGTCTCCATCGTTAATCTCTCAACCATCTGCAAATCTGTCAAGTTTAACTTCAACGGGTTCTCCTACTCATGAAGGGATTCCTTACAAAAATCCCTTCCCAGAACCTTTCAAACGAAACATAGCCCCTGAACAGCCGAAACCCCCAGGTCTCGAAGACGAGGATTTCCCTCCGTTTCCATCTACGCCACCAAACTTGGAAAACAATGTATCTAAAACGACATCTTCTCATTCAAAGTTCGTTCCAAAGAGTGGTATTGTGTTAAGCGTTAAACGGAAAGTTAACGACGACGTTCCTCCTACTTCTCCTTCCTCCTCGACCAAAATAATAAGAATGAAATCTCGATGGGGCCAGGGCCCATCGGAATCGATCGATTAG